The proteins below are encoded in one region of Scophthalmus maximus strain ysfricsl-2021 chromosome 4, ASM2237912v1, whole genome shotgun sequence:
- the usp10 gene encoding ubiquitin carboxyl-terminal hydrolase 10 isoform X1, producing MAAHSNQYIFGEFSPDEINQFFVTPRCYVELPPFNDKVPCVTQSSGSYCTPAVPYIMESMGLQVCAEDYQHIEFGVDEVMDSKPVGMNDPLFKVSSTLNPQAPEFILGCQSAQKAQHTAPPAADDPDGTHFDLLDGPDSEASALDNHQSCQDMDGLPGSLGQREKKKKKKRPPGYYNYLDPSTGNSSSSAVDGTPMTALVNGHALGGPHHSAEDVDSKASSGAELSTPGPVSKSTAAVAAAKSSPPSTANQRTCDSPDDDSLDLTSGAASLSDGNNATSSCSSSSQSRGMTEGPRTADQQSDHLAPLSPELSDASHSPRSGSPLPPSTVVATPSVATSITTTELEGREVADSGVANGLAERETPISADGLKEDCESGEQTQQISPDSAAQPVVSDQAHSPVIPAAPTANLPKSWASLFHNSKPLPGGPQAFVEVKSVVEVVSPPLITPEQPEKVGEVKDVPVHVSEDPMAPKLAELIENVKLIHKPVSLQPRGLINKGNWCYINATLQALIACPPMYHLMKSIPLHSETQRPCTSTPMIDNFVRLVNEFNNMPVPSKAKQQAVGDKVMKDIRPGVPFEPTYIYKLLTLIKSSLSEKGRQEDAEEYLGFTLNGLHEEMLALKKLISPQEEKAPTPNGPESQPAVEEDVADKDGEGSDDEWEQVGPRNKTSITRQADFVRTPITDIFGGHIRSVVYQQNSKESATLQPFFTLQLDIQSEKIRTVQEALDTLVARESVQGYTSKTKQEIEISRRVTLEELPPVLVLHLKRFVFEKTGGCQKLTKNIDYPVDLEISKDILSSGVRSKVVKGQRTYRLFAVVYHHGNSATGGHYTTDVFHIGLNGWLRIDDQAVKVINQYQVVKQTAERTAYLLYYRRVDLL from the exons ATGGCTGCTCACAGTAACCAG TACATCTTCGGGGAATTCAGCCCTGATGAGATCAACCAGTTCTTTGTGACTCCACGATGTTATGTTGAG CTTCCTCCGTTCAATGACAAAGTCCCGTGTGTCACTCAGTCTTCTG GAAGTTACTGCACTCCTGCTGTACCTTATATTATGGAGTCTATGGGACTGCAGGTTTGCG CAGAAGACTATCAGCACATTGAGTTTGGCGTTGACGAGGTGATGGATTCCAAGCCTGTTGGGATGAACGATCCTTTATTCAAGGTGTCGAGCACCCTCAATCCTCAGGCCCCAGAGTTCATCCTGGGCTGCCAGTCAGCCCAGAAAGCCCAACACAcggctcctccagcagctgatgACCCAGACGGAACCCACTTCGACTTGTTGGATGGCCCTGACTCGGAGGCCTCAGCCCTGGACAATCACCAGTCCTGCCAGGACATGGACGGACTCCCTGGCAGCTTGGGACAGcgcgagaagaagaaaaagaaaaagcgacCGCCGGGGTACTACAACTACCTCGACCCGTCAACtggtaacagcagcagcagtgcagtAGACGGGACGCCTATGACAGCACTGGTGAACGGACATGCACTCGGTGGCCCACACCACAGTGCTGAGGATGTGGACAGTAAGGCATCGTCAGGGGCTGAACTTTCCACCCCTGGACCTGTCTCAAAATCAACAGCTGCTGTGGCAGCAGCCAAGTCTTCCCCCCCATCCACTGCCAATCAGAGGACTTGTGATAGCCCTGATGATGACTCTTTGGACTTAACAAGTGGAGCTGCCTCTTTATCAGATGGCAACAATGCAACTTCCTCctgttcatcctcctctcaaAGCAGAGGGATGACAGAAGGGCCGAGGACTGCAGATCAACAGTCAGATCATTTGGCTCCACTGAGCCCTGAACTTTCAGATGCTTCACACAGCCCCCGCTCCGGAtcgcctcttcctccttcaaCTGTTGTGGCCACCCCCTCTGTTGCCACTTCCATTACGACTACTGAACTGGAGGGCAGGGAGGTAGCAGACAGTGGGGTGGCTAATGGGCTGGCAGAACGTGAAACTCCCATCAGTGCAGATGGACTCAAAGAAGACTGTGAGAGTGGGGAGCAGACTCAGCAGATCTCCCCAGACTCTGCTGCCCAGCCGGTAGTGTCGGACCAGGCCCATTCGCCTGTGATTCCAGCTGCACCTACTGCCAACCTCCCCAAGTCATGGGCTAGCCTCTTCCACAACTCTAAGCCTCTGCCTGGTGGCCCTCAGGCCTTTGTGGAGGTAAAGAGTGTTGTGGAAGTCGTGTCTCCCCCCCTCATAACACCAGAGCAGCCCGAGAAAGTTGGGGAGGTCAAAGATGTCCCAGTCCATGTATCAGAAGATCCCATGGCCCCTAAACTTGCAG AACTTATTGAGAATGTGAAGTTGATACATAAACCAGTGTCTTTGCAGCCGAGAGGACTGATCAACAAGGGGAACTGGTGCTATATCAACGCT ACCCTACAGGCCCTGATTGCATGCCCCCCCATGTATCACCTGATGAAGTCCATTCCTCTGCATTCTGAAACCCAGAGACCATGCACCTCCACCCCCATGATAGACAACTT TGTAAGGCTGGTGAATGAATTCAACAACATGCCTGTGCCATCTAAAGCCAAACAGCAAG CTGTTGGTGATAAGGTCATGAAAGACATTCGGCCTGGTGTACCCTTTGAGCCGACCTACATTTATAAACTCCTCACACTCATCAAGTCGAGTCTCTCTGAGAAG GGCCGACAAGAGGATGCAGAGGAGTATCTTGGCTTCACTCTCAACGGATTGCACGAGGAGATGCTGGCATTGAAAAAACTAATCTCGCCTCAGGAAGAGa aAGCTCCTACGCCCAACGGGCCTGAGTCCCAGCCTGCGGTGGAGGAAGATGTTGCAGATAAGGACGGAGAAGGTAGCGATGATGAGTGGGAGCAAGTGGGTCCCAGAAACAAGACTTCCATCACTCGCCAAGCTGACTTTGTCCGCACACCCATCACTGATATCTTTGGTGGTCACATCAG ATCGGTGGTGTATCAACAAAACTCGAAAGAGTCTGCAACTCTGCAGCCTTTCTTCACCCTGCAGCTAGACATCCAGTCAGAGAAGATCCGCACTGTGCAGGAGGCTCTAGACACCTTGGTGGCACGGGAGTCGGTCCAGGGCTACACTTCAAAAACCAAGCAGGAG ATTGAGATCAGTCGGAGGGTCACTCTGGAAGAACTGCCCCCTGTGCTGGTTCTCCATCTCaagagatttgtttttgaaaagaccGGAGGCTGCCAGAAACTCACCAAGAACATTGATTACCCCGTTGATCTGGAAATCAGCAAAG ATATCTTGTCCTCTGGAGTGCGGAGCAAAGTTGTCAAAGGCCAAAGAACTTACCGGCTCTTTGCAG TTGTCTATCACCACGGGAACAGTGCGACAGGCGGTCATTACACCACTGACGTCTTCCACATTGGTCTTAACGGCTGGCTGCGCATCGACGACCAGGCAGTGAAGGTCATCAACCAGTACCAGGTGGTGAAGCAGACCGCAGAGCGCACCGCCTACCTGCTGTACTACCGCCGTGTCGACctactgtag
- the usp10 gene encoding ubiquitin carboxyl-terminal hydrolase 10 isoform X2: MAAHSNQYIFGEFSPDEINQFFVTPRCYVELPPFNDKVPCVTQSSGSYCTPAVPYIMESMGLQVCEDYQHIEFGVDEVMDSKPVGMNDPLFKVSSTLNPQAPEFILGCQSAQKAQHTAPPAADDPDGTHFDLLDGPDSEASALDNHQSCQDMDGLPGSLGQREKKKKKKRPPGYYNYLDPSTGNSSSSAVDGTPMTALVNGHALGGPHHSAEDVDSKASSGAELSTPGPVSKSTAAVAAAKSSPPSTANQRTCDSPDDDSLDLTSGAASLSDGNNATSSCSSSSQSRGMTEGPRTADQQSDHLAPLSPELSDASHSPRSGSPLPPSTVVATPSVATSITTTELEGREVADSGVANGLAERETPISADGLKEDCESGEQTQQISPDSAAQPVVSDQAHSPVIPAAPTANLPKSWASLFHNSKPLPGGPQAFVEVKSVVEVVSPPLITPEQPEKVGEVKDVPVHVSEDPMAPKLAELIENVKLIHKPVSLQPRGLINKGNWCYINATLQALIACPPMYHLMKSIPLHSETQRPCTSTPMIDNFVRLVNEFNNMPVPSKAKQQAVGDKVMKDIRPGVPFEPTYIYKLLTLIKSSLSEKGRQEDAEEYLGFTLNGLHEEMLALKKLISPQEEKAPTPNGPESQPAVEEDVADKDGEGSDDEWEQVGPRNKTSITRQADFVRTPITDIFGGHIRSVVYQQNSKESATLQPFFTLQLDIQSEKIRTVQEALDTLVARESVQGYTSKTKQEIEISRRVTLEELPPVLVLHLKRFVFEKTGGCQKLTKNIDYPVDLEISKDILSSGVRSKVVKGQRTYRLFAVVYHHGNSATGGHYTTDVFHIGLNGWLRIDDQAVKVINQYQVVKQTAERTAYLLYYRRVDLL; encoded by the exons ATGGCTGCTCACAGTAACCAG TACATCTTCGGGGAATTCAGCCCTGATGAGATCAACCAGTTCTTTGTGACTCCACGATGTTATGTTGAG CTTCCTCCGTTCAATGACAAAGTCCCGTGTGTCACTCAGTCTTCTG GAAGTTACTGCACTCCTGCTGTACCTTATATTATGGAGTCTATGGGACTGCAGGTTTGCG AAGACTATCAGCACATTGAGTTTGGCGTTGACGAGGTGATGGATTCCAAGCCTGTTGGGATGAACGATCCTTTATTCAAGGTGTCGAGCACCCTCAATCCTCAGGCCCCAGAGTTCATCCTGGGCTGCCAGTCAGCCCAGAAAGCCCAACACAcggctcctccagcagctgatgACCCAGACGGAACCCACTTCGACTTGTTGGATGGCCCTGACTCGGAGGCCTCAGCCCTGGACAATCACCAGTCCTGCCAGGACATGGACGGACTCCCTGGCAGCTTGGGACAGcgcgagaagaagaaaaagaaaaagcgacCGCCGGGGTACTACAACTACCTCGACCCGTCAACtggtaacagcagcagcagtgcagtAGACGGGACGCCTATGACAGCACTGGTGAACGGACATGCACTCGGTGGCCCACACCACAGTGCTGAGGATGTGGACAGTAAGGCATCGTCAGGGGCTGAACTTTCCACCCCTGGACCTGTCTCAAAATCAACAGCTGCTGTGGCAGCAGCCAAGTCTTCCCCCCCATCCACTGCCAATCAGAGGACTTGTGATAGCCCTGATGATGACTCTTTGGACTTAACAAGTGGAGCTGCCTCTTTATCAGATGGCAACAATGCAACTTCCTCctgttcatcctcctctcaaAGCAGAGGGATGACAGAAGGGCCGAGGACTGCAGATCAACAGTCAGATCATTTGGCTCCACTGAGCCCTGAACTTTCAGATGCTTCACACAGCCCCCGCTCCGGAtcgcctcttcctccttcaaCTGTTGTGGCCACCCCCTCTGTTGCCACTTCCATTACGACTACTGAACTGGAGGGCAGGGAGGTAGCAGACAGTGGGGTGGCTAATGGGCTGGCAGAACGTGAAACTCCCATCAGTGCAGATGGACTCAAAGAAGACTGTGAGAGTGGGGAGCAGACTCAGCAGATCTCCCCAGACTCTGCTGCCCAGCCGGTAGTGTCGGACCAGGCCCATTCGCCTGTGATTCCAGCTGCACCTACTGCCAACCTCCCCAAGTCATGGGCTAGCCTCTTCCACAACTCTAAGCCTCTGCCTGGTGGCCCTCAGGCCTTTGTGGAGGTAAAGAGTGTTGTGGAAGTCGTGTCTCCCCCCCTCATAACACCAGAGCAGCCCGAGAAAGTTGGGGAGGTCAAAGATGTCCCAGTCCATGTATCAGAAGATCCCATGGCCCCTAAACTTGCAG AACTTATTGAGAATGTGAAGTTGATACATAAACCAGTGTCTTTGCAGCCGAGAGGACTGATCAACAAGGGGAACTGGTGCTATATCAACGCT ACCCTACAGGCCCTGATTGCATGCCCCCCCATGTATCACCTGATGAAGTCCATTCCTCTGCATTCTGAAACCCAGAGACCATGCACCTCCACCCCCATGATAGACAACTT TGTAAGGCTGGTGAATGAATTCAACAACATGCCTGTGCCATCTAAAGCCAAACAGCAAG CTGTTGGTGATAAGGTCATGAAAGACATTCGGCCTGGTGTACCCTTTGAGCCGACCTACATTTATAAACTCCTCACACTCATCAAGTCGAGTCTCTCTGAGAAG GGCCGACAAGAGGATGCAGAGGAGTATCTTGGCTTCACTCTCAACGGATTGCACGAGGAGATGCTGGCATTGAAAAAACTAATCTCGCCTCAGGAAGAGa aAGCTCCTACGCCCAACGGGCCTGAGTCCCAGCCTGCGGTGGAGGAAGATGTTGCAGATAAGGACGGAGAAGGTAGCGATGATGAGTGGGAGCAAGTGGGTCCCAGAAACAAGACTTCCATCACTCGCCAAGCTGACTTTGTCCGCACACCCATCACTGATATCTTTGGTGGTCACATCAG ATCGGTGGTGTATCAACAAAACTCGAAAGAGTCTGCAACTCTGCAGCCTTTCTTCACCCTGCAGCTAGACATCCAGTCAGAGAAGATCCGCACTGTGCAGGAGGCTCTAGACACCTTGGTGGCACGGGAGTCGGTCCAGGGCTACACTTCAAAAACCAAGCAGGAG ATTGAGATCAGTCGGAGGGTCACTCTGGAAGAACTGCCCCCTGTGCTGGTTCTCCATCTCaagagatttgtttttgaaaagaccGGAGGCTGCCAGAAACTCACCAAGAACATTGATTACCCCGTTGATCTGGAAATCAGCAAAG ATATCTTGTCCTCTGGAGTGCGGAGCAAAGTTGTCAAAGGCCAAAGAACTTACCGGCTCTTTGCAG TTGTCTATCACCACGGGAACAGTGCGACAGGCGGTCATTACACCACTGACGTCTTCCACATTGGTCTTAACGGCTGGCTGCGCATCGACGACCAGGCAGTGAAGGTCATCAACCAGTACCAGGTGGTGAAGCAGACCGCAGAGCGCACCGCCTACCTGCTGTACTACCGCCGTGTCGACctactgtag
- the usp10 gene encoding ubiquitin carboxyl-terminal hydrolase 10 isoform X3: MAAHSNQYIFGEFSPDEINQFFVTPRCYVELPPFNDKVPCVTQSSAEDYQHIEFGVDEVMDSKPVGMNDPLFKVSSTLNPQAPEFILGCQSAQKAQHTAPPAADDPDGTHFDLLDGPDSEASALDNHQSCQDMDGLPGSLGQREKKKKKKRPPGYYNYLDPSTGNSSSSAVDGTPMTALVNGHALGGPHHSAEDVDSKASSGAELSTPGPVSKSTAAVAAAKSSPPSTANQRTCDSPDDDSLDLTSGAASLSDGNNATSSCSSSSQSRGMTEGPRTADQQSDHLAPLSPELSDASHSPRSGSPLPPSTVVATPSVATSITTTELEGREVADSGVANGLAERETPISADGLKEDCESGEQTQQISPDSAAQPVVSDQAHSPVIPAAPTANLPKSWASLFHNSKPLPGGPQAFVEVKSVVEVVSPPLITPEQPEKVGEVKDVPVHVSEDPMAPKLAELIENVKLIHKPVSLQPRGLINKGNWCYINATLQALIACPPMYHLMKSIPLHSETQRPCTSTPMIDNFVRLVNEFNNMPVPSKAKQQAVGDKVMKDIRPGVPFEPTYIYKLLTLIKSSLSEKGRQEDAEEYLGFTLNGLHEEMLALKKLISPQEEKAPTPNGPESQPAVEEDVADKDGEGSDDEWEQVGPRNKTSITRQADFVRTPITDIFGGHIRSVVYQQNSKESATLQPFFTLQLDIQSEKIRTVQEALDTLVARESVQGYTSKTKQEIEISRRVTLEELPPVLVLHLKRFVFEKTGGCQKLTKNIDYPVDLEISKDILSSGVRSKVVKGQRTYRLFAVVYHHGNSATGGHYTTDVFHIGLNGWLRIDDQAVKVINQYQVVKQTAERTAYLLYYRRVDLL, from the exons ATGGCTGCTCACAGTAACCAG TACATCTTCGGGGAATTCAGCCCTGATGAGATCAACCAGTTCTTTGTGACTCCACGATGTTATGTTGAG CTTCCTCCGTTCAATGACAAAGTCCCGTGTGTCACTCAGTCTTCTG CAGAAGACTATCAGCACATTGAGTTTGGCGTTGACGAGGTGATGGATTCCAAGCCTGTTGGGATGAACGATCCTTTATTCAAGGTGTCGAGCACCCTCAATCCTCAGGCCCCAGAGTTCATCCTGGGCTGCCAGTCAGCCCAGAAAGCCCAACACAcggctcctccagcagctgatgACCCAGACGGAACCCACTTCGACTTGTTGGATGGCCCTGACTCGGAGGCCTCAGCCCTGGACAATCACCAGTCCTGCCAGGACATGGACGGACTCCCTGGCAGCTTGGGACAGcgcgagaagaagaaaaagaaaaagcgacCGCCGGGGTACTACAACTACCTCGACCCGTCAACtggtaacagcagcagcagtgcagtAGACGGGACGCCTATGACAGCACTGGTGAACGGACATGCACTCGGTGGCCCACACCACAGTGCTGAGGATGTGGACAGTAAGGCATCGTCAGGGGCTGAACTTTCCACCCCTGGACCTGTCTCAAAATCAACAGCTGCTGTGGCAGCAGCCAAGTCTTCCCCCCCATCCACTGCCAATCAGAGGACTTGTGATAGCCCTGATGATGACTCTTTGGACTTAACAAGTGGAGCTGCCTCTTTATCAGATGGCAACAATGCAACTTCCTCctgttcatcctcctctcaaAGCAGAGGGATGACAGAAGGGCCGAGGACTGCAGATCAACAGTCAGATCATTTGGCTCCACTGAGCCCTGAACTTTCAGATGCTTCACACAGCCCCCGCTCCGGAtcgcctcttcctccttcaaCTGTTGTGGCCACCCCCTCTGTTGCCACTTCCATTACGACTACTGAACTGGAGGGCAGGGAGGTAGCAGACAGTGGGGTGGCTAATGGGCTGGCAGAACGTGAAACTCCCATCAGTGCAGATGGACTCAAAGAAGACTGTGAGAGTGGGGAGCAGACTCAGCAGATCTCCCCAGACTCTGCTGCCCAGCCGGTAGTGTCGGACCAGGCCCATTCGCCTGTGATTCCAGCTGCACCTACTGCCAACCTCCCCAAGTCATGGGCTAGCCTCTTCCACAACTCTAAGCCTCTGCCTGGTGGCCCTCAGGCCTTTGTGGAGGTAAAGAGTGTTGTGGAAGTCGTGTCTCCCCCCCTCATAACACCAGAGCAGCCCGAGAAAGTTGGGGAGGTCAAAGATGTCCCAGTCCATGTATCAGAAGATCCCATGGCCCCTAAACTTGCAG AACTTATTGAGAATGTGAAGTTGATACATAAACCAGTGTCTTTGCAGCCGAGAGGACTGATCAACAAGGGGAACTGGTGCTATATCAACGCT ACCCTACAGGCCCTGATTGCATGCCCCCCCATGTATCACCTGATGAAGTCCATTCCTCTGCATTCTGAAACCCAGAGACCATGCACCTCCACCCCCATGATAGACAACTT TGTAAGGCTGGTGAATGAATTCAACAACATGCCTGTGCCATCTAAAGCCAAACAGCAAG CTGTTGGTGATAAGGTCATGAAAGACATTCGGCCTGGTGTACCCTTTGAGCCGACCTACATTTATAAACTCCTCACACTCATCAAGTCGAGTCTCTCTGAGAAG GGCCGACAAGAGGATGCAGAGGAGTATCTTGGCTTCACTCTCAACGGATTGCACGAGGAGATGCTGGCATTGAAAAAACTAATCTCGCCTCAGGAAGAGa aAGCTCCTACGCCCAACGGGCCTGAGTCCCAGCCTGCGGTGGAGGAAGATGTTGCAGATAAGGACGGAGAAGGTAGCGATGATGAGTGGGAGCAAGTGGGTCCCAGAAACAAGACTTCCATCACTCGCCAAGCTGACTTTGTCCGCACACCCATCACTGATATCTTTGGTGGTCACATCAG ATCGGTGGTGTATCAACAAAACTCGAAAGAGTCTGCAACTCTGCAGCCTTTCTTCACCCTGCAGCTAGACATCCAGTCAGAGAAGATCCGCACTGTGCAGGAGGCTCTAGACACCTTGGTGGCACGGGAGTCGGTCCAGGGCTACACTTCAAAAACCAAGCAGGAG ATTGAGATCAGTCGGAGGGTCACTCTGGAAGAACTGCCCCCTGTGCTGGTTCTCCATCTCaagagatttgtttttgaaaagaccGGAGGCTGCCAGAAACTCACCAAGAACATTGATTACCCCGTTGATCTGGAAATCAGCAAAG ATATCTTGTCCTCTGGAGTGCGGAGCAAAGTTGTCAAAGGCCAAAGAACTTACCGGCTCTTTGCAG TTGTCTATCACCACGGGAACAGTGCGACAGGCGGTCATTACACCACTGACGTCTTCCACATTGGTCTTAACGGCTGGCTGCGCATCGACGACCAGGCAGTGAAGGTCATCAACCAGTACCAGGTGGTGAAGCAGACCGCAGAGCGCACCGCCTACCTGCTGTACTACCGCCGTGTCGACctactgtag
- the usp10 gene encoding ubiquitin carboxyl-terminal hydrolase 10 isoform X4 has translation MAAHSNQYIFGEFSPDEINQFFVTPRCYVELPPFNDKVPCVTQSSEDYQHIEFGVDEVMDSKPVGMNDPLFKVSSTLNPQAPEFILGCQSAQKAQHTAPPAADDPDGTHFDLLDGPDSEASALDNHQSCQDMDGLPGSLGQREKKKKKKRPPGYYNYLDPSTGNSSSSAVDGTPMTALVNGHALGGPHHSAEDVDSKASSGAELSTPGPVSKSTAAVAAAKSSPPSTANQRTCDSPDDDSLDLTSGAASLSDGNNATSSCSSSSQSRGMTEGPRTADQQSDHLAPLSPELSDASHSPRSGSPLPPSTVVATPSVATSITTTELEGREVADSGVANGLAERETPISADGLKEDCESGEQTQQISPDSAAQPVVSDQAHSPVIPAAPTANLPKSWASLFHNSKPLPGGPQAFVEVKSVVEVVSPPLITPEQPEKVGEVKDVPVHVSEDPMAPKLAELIENVKLIHKPVSLQPRGLINKGNWCYINATLQALIACPPMYHLMKSIPLHSETQRPCTSTPMIDNFVRLVNEFNNMPVPSKAKQQAVGDKVMKDIRPGVPFEPTYIYKLLTLIKSSLSEKGRQEDAEEYLGFTLNGLHEEMLALKKLISPQEEKAPTPNGPESQPAVEEDVADKDGEGSDDEWEQVGPRNKTSITRQADFVRTPITDIFGGHIRSVVYQQNSKESATLQPFFTLQLDIQSEKIRTVQEALDTLVARESVQGYTSKTKQEIEISRRVTLEELPPVLVLHLKRFVFEKTGGCQKLTKNIDYPVDLEISKDILSSGVRSKVVKGQRTYRLFAVVYHHGNSATGGHYTTDVFHIGLNGWLRIDDQAVKVINQYQVVKQTAERTAYLLYYRRVDLL, from the exons ATGGCTGCTCACAGTAACCAG TACATCTTCGGGGAATTCAGCCCTGATGAGATCAACCAGTTCTTTGTGACTCCACGATGTTATGTTGAG CTTCCTCCGTTCAATGACAAAGTCCCGTGTGTCACTCAGTCTTCTG AAGACTATCAGCACATTGAGTTTGGCGTTGACGAGGTGATGGATTCCAAGCCTGTTGGGATGAACGATCCTTTATTCAAGGTGTCGAGCACCCTCAATCCTCAGGCCCCAGAGTTCATCCTGGGCTGCCAGTCAGCCCAGAAAGCCCAACACAcggctcctccagcagctgatgACCCAGACGGAACCCACTTCGACTTGTTGGATGGCCCTGACTCGGAGGCCTCAGCCCTGGACAATCACCAGTCCTGCCAGGACATGGACGGACTCCCTGGCAGCTTGGGACAGcgcgagaagaagaaaaagaaaaagcgacCGCCGGGGTACTACAACTACCTCGACCCGTCAACtggtaacagcagcagcagtgcagtAGACGGGACGCCTATGACAGCACTGGTGAACGGACATGCACTCGGTGGCCCACACCACAGTGCTGAGGATGTGGACAGTAAGGCATCGTCAGGGGCTGAACTTTCCACCCCTGGACCTGTCTCAAAATCAACAGCTGCTGTGGCAGCAGCCAAGTCTTCCCCCCCATCCACTGCCAATCAGAGGACTTGTGATAGCCCTGATGATGACTCTTTGGACTTAACAAGTGGAGCTGCCTCTTTATCAGATGGCAACAATGCAACTTCCTCctgttcatcctcctctcaaAGCAGAGGGATGACAGAAGGGCCGAGGACTGCAGATCAACAGTCAGATCATTTGGCTCCACTGAGCCCTGAACTTTCAGATGCTTCACACAGCCCCCGCTCCGGAtcgcctcttcctccttcaaCTGTTGTGGCCACCCCCTCTGTTGCCACTTCCATTACGACTACTGAACTGGAGGGCAGGGAGGTAGCAGACAGTGGGGTGGCTAATGGGCTGGCAGAACGTGAAACTCCCATCAGTGCAGATGGACTCAAAGAAGACTGTGAGAGTGGGGAGCAGACTCAGCAGATCTCCCCAGACTCTGCTGCCCAGCCGGTAGTGTCGGACCAGGCCCATTCGCCTGTGATTCCAGCTGCACCTACTGCCAACCTCCCCAAGTCATGGGCTAGCCTCTTCCACAACTCTAAGCCTCTGCCTGGTGGCCCTCAGGCCTTTGTGGAGGTAAAGAGTGTTGTGGAAGTCGTGTCTCCCCCCCTCATAACACCAGAGCAGCCCGAGAAAGTTGGGGAGGTCAAAGATGTCCCAGTCCATGTATCAGAAGATCCCATGGCCCCTAAACTTGCAG AACTTATTGAGAATGTGAAGTTGATACATAAACCAGTGTCTTTGCAGCCGAGAGGACTGATCAACAAGGGGAACTGGTGCTATATCAACGCT ACCCTACAGGCCCTGATTGCATGCCCCCCCATGTATCACCTGATGAAGTCCATTCCTCTGCATTCTGAAACCCAGAGACCATGCACCTCCACCCCCATGATAGACAACTT TGTAAGGCTGGTGAATGAATTCAACAACATGCCTGTGCCATCTAAAGCCAAACAGCAAG CTGTTGGTGATAAGGTCATGAAAGACATTCGGCCTGGTGTACCCTTTGAGCCGACCTACATTTATAAACTCCTCACACTCATCAAGTCGAGTCTCTCTGAGAAG GGCCGACAAGAGGATGCAGAGGAGTATCTTGGCTTCACTCTCAACGGATTGCACGAGGAGATGCTGGCATTGAAAAAACTAATCTCGCCTCAGGAAGAGa aAGCTCCTACGCCCAACGGGCCTGAGTCCCAGCCTGCGGTGGAGGAAGATGTTGCAGATAAGGACGGAGAAGGTAGCGATGATGAGTGGGAGCAAGTGGGTCCCAGAAACAAGACTTCCATCACTCGCCAAGCTGACTTTGTCCGCACACCCATCACTGATATCTTTGGTGGTCACATCAG ATCGGTGGTGTATCAACAAAACTCGAAAGAGTCTGCAACTCTGCAGCCTTTCTTCACCCTGCAGCTAGACATCCAGTCAGAGAAGATCCGCACTGTGCAGGAGGCTCTAGACACCTTGGTGGCACGGGAGTCGGTCCAGGGCTACACTTCAAAAACCAAGCAGGAG ATTGAGATCAGTCGGAGGGTCACTCTGGAAGAACTGCCCCCTGTGCTGGTTCTCCATCTCaagagatttgtttttgaaaagaccGGAGGCTGCCAGAAACTCACCAAGAACATTGATTACCCCGTTGATCTGGAAATCAGCAAAG ATATCTTGTCCTCTGGAGTGCGGAGCAAAGTTGTCAAAGGCCAAAGAACTTACCGGCTCTTTGCAG TTGTCTATCACCACGGGAACAGTGCGACAGGCGGTCATTACACCACTGACGTCTTCCACATTGGTCTTAACGGCTGGCTGCGCATCGACGACCAGGCAGTGAAGGTCATCAACCAGTACCAGGTGGTGAAGCAGACCGCAGAGCGCACCGCCTACCTGCTGTACTACCGCCGTGTCGACctactgtag